One Spiribacter halobius DNA segment encodes these proteins:
- the parE gene encoding DNA topoisomerase IV subunit B yields MTARYDSAAIEVLTGLDPVRRRPGMYTDTSRPNHLAQEVIDNSVDEALAGHCRRIDVVLHRDGSLSVTDDGRGMPVDMHPEQGLPGVEVILSKLHAGGKFSRESYQFSGGLHGVGVSVVNALSTRLEVSIRRDGREWRMAFANGEKLSELEPVADVGRRNTGTRLHFWPDARYFDSPKFSLPRLKHVLRAKAVLCPGLTVRFLEEASEEETVWYYEAGLTDYLQGALADCERLPDPPFTGEFGAAHEAAEWAVTWLPEEGEPVQESYCNLVPTTQGGTHVNGLRTGLTEAIREFCEFRNLLPRGVRIAPEDVWERISYVLSVKLEDPQFSGQTKERLSSRECATFVSGVVKDAFSLWLNQHTAAAERLVELVLAHAQRRQRAARKVTRKRVTSGPALPGKLADCTTQDPARSELFLVEGDSAGGSAKQARDREFQAVMPLRGKILNTWEVDPAEVMASQEVHDIAVALGIEPGSEDLARLRYGKVCVLADADPDGAHIATLLCALFLKHFPALVRAGHVFMAMPPLYRIDVGKETYYALDEDERRGVLDRIAAEKRKGKVATTRFKGLGEMNPLQLRETTMAPDTRRLVQLTVDAPEETERLMAMLLGKRAAAERRAWLEQKGDLAEVLV; encoded by the coding sequence ATGACCGCCCGCTACGATTCCGCTGCCATCGAGGTCCTCACCGGCCTCGACCCCGTGCGCCGCCGGCCTGGGATGTACACCGACACCAGCCGGCCGAACCATCTCGCCCAGGAGGTCATCGACAACAGCGTGGACGAGGCGCTGGCGGGGCATTGCCGGCGCATCGACGTGGTCCTGCACCGGGACGGCTCGCTCTCGGTCACCGACGACGGCCGCGGCATGCCGGTGGACATGCACCCGGAGCAGGGGCTGCCGGGTGTCGAGGTCATCCTCAGCAAGCTGCACGCCGGCGGCAAGTTCTCCCGCGAGAGCTACCAGTTCTCGGGCGGGCTGCACGGGGTCGGCGTCTCCGTGGTGAATGCCCTTTCCACGCGGCTCGAGGTGAGCATCCGGCGCGACGGGCGCGAGTGGCGCATGGCCTTCGCCAACGGCGAGAAGCTCTCGGAGCTGGAGCCGGTCGCCGATGTCGGCCGGCGCAACACCGGGACGCGCCTGCATTTCTGGCCGGACGCCCGTTATTTCGACTCGCCGAAATTCTCGCTGCCGCGGCTGAAGCACGTGCTGCGGGCCAAGGCCGTGCTCTGCCCGGGCCTGACCGTGCGCTTCCTCGAGGAGGCGAGCGAGGAGGAGACGGTCTGGTACTACGAGGCGGGTCTCACCGACTACCTGCAGGGGGCCCTGGCCGACTGCGAGCGTCTGCCGGACCCGCCGTTCACCGGCGAGTTCGGTGCCGCCCACGAGGCGGCGGAGTGGGCGGTGACGTGGCTGCCGGAAGAGGGTGAGCCGGTGCAGGAGAGCTACTGCAATCTTGTGCCCACGACCCAGGGCGGGACGCACGTCAACGGCCTGCGCACCGGCCTCACCGAGGCCATCCGCGAATTCTGCGAGTTCCGCAACCTGCTGCCGCGGGGGGTCCGCATCGCCCCGGAGGACGTCTGGGAGCGCATCAGCTACGTGCTCTCGGTCAAGCTCGAGGACCCGCAGTTCTCGGGGCAGACCAAGGAGCGCCTGTCCTCGCGGGAGTGCGCCACCTTCGTCTCCGGCGTGGTGAAGGACGCCTTCAGCCTGTGGCTGAACCAGCACACCGCCGCCGCCGAGCGCCTGGTGGAGCTGGTGCTCGCCCACGCCCAGCGCCGCCAGCGGGCGGCGCGCAAGGTTACCCGCAAGCGCGTCACTTCCGGCCCGGCGCTGCCCGGCAAGCTCGCCGACTGCACCACCCAGGATCCGGCACGCAGCGAGCTCTTCCTGGTAGAGGGGGACTCCGCCGGCGGCTCCGCCAAGCAGGCCCGGGACCGGGAGTTCCAGGCGGTGATGCCGCTGCGCGGCAAGATTCTCAACACCTGGGAGGTGGATCCGGCGGAGGTGATGGCCTCCCAGGAGGTGCACGACATCGCCGTGGCGCTGGGCATCGAGCCCGGCTCCGAGGACCTTGCGCGCCTGCGCTACGGCAAGGTCTGCGTGCTCGCCGACGCCGACCCGGACGGCGCCCATATCGCCACGCTTCTTTGCGCCCTGTTCCTGAAGCACTTCCCGGCGCTGGTGCGCGCGGGGCACGTGTTCATGGCGATGCCCCCGCTCTACCGCATCGACGTCGGCAAGGAGACCTACTACGCCCTGGACGAGGACGAGCGTCGCGGCGTGCTCGACCGCATCGCCGCCGAGAAGCGCAAGGGCAAGGTAGCCACCACCCGATTCAAGGGCCTGGGCGAGATGAACCCCCTGCAGCTGCGCGAGACCACCATGGCCCCGGACACCCGTCGCCTGGTCCAGCTCACCGTGGACGCCCCCGAGGAGACCGAACGCCTCATGGCCATGCTCCTCGGCAAGCGCGCCGCCGCCGAGCGCCGCGCGTGGCTCGAGCAAAAGGGCGACCTCGCGGAGGTGCTGGTCTGA
- the parC gene encoding DNA topoisomerase IV subunit A, with protein MSDSTTTTTEFESRPLHTFTEKAYLDYSMYVILDRALPNVGDGLKPVQRRIVYAMSELGLSALAKYKKSARTVGDVLGKYHPHGDSACYEAMVLMAQPFSYRYPLVDGQGNWGSPDDPKSFAAMRYTEARLAPYAQLLLQELGQGTVDWQPNFDGTMEEPVVLPARVPNVLLNGGTGIAVGMATDIPPHNLREVVAACIRLLEEPDSEVAVLCEHVQAPDFPTAAEIITPREDIRRVYETGHGGLRLRARWEREGRDIVVTALPFQVSGSKVLEQIAAQMQAKKLPMVEDLRDESDHENPTRLVITPRSSRVDAEELMQHLFATTDLEKTYRVNLNVIGRDGRPRVRNLREILTEWLAFRRDTVRRRLQWRLDRVEARLHVLEGLLVAYLNIDEVIAIIRAEDEPKPVLMERFGLTDTQAEAILELRLRHLAKLEEMKIRGEQDELEQERDQLQTILGSEAKLTQLIQDELAADAEKYGDDRRSPLVARDSARALSETELVPSEPVTVVLSEKGWARAAKGHDVEPEKLSYRAGDAFRAAACGRTNQLAVFLDDTGRSYSLPAHSLPSARGQGEPLTGRLQPPSGARFIEVLCGELASRWVLASDAGYGFVTALGSLIAKNRAGKAVLTVPAGAAVLPPARVPEAAEGALLAAVTSAGRLLVFPLAELPELAKGKGNKIIHVPKERLADGSERVAALCALAAGQPLVVQAGRRTLTLKGGDLEAYAGERGRRGRALPRGFQRVDGLRAGDLPGA; from the coding sequence ATGTCTGACTCGACCACCACCACCACCGAATTCGAAAGCCGGCCGCTCCACACCTTCACCGAAAAGGCCTACCTCGACTACTCCATGTACGTCATCCTCGACCGGGCGCTGCCCAATGTCGGGGACGGGCTGAAGCCGGTGCAGCGGCGGATCGTCTACGCGATGTCGGAGCTCGGGCTTTCGGCGCTGGCGAAGTACAAGAAGTCGGCGCGCACGGTGGGCGACGTGCTCGGCAAGTATCACCCGCATGGGGATTCGGCCTGCTACGAGGCCATGGTGCTCATGGCCCAGCCCTTCTCCTACCGCTATCCGCTGGTGGACGGGCAGGGCAACTGGGGCTCGCCGGACGACCCCAAGTCCTTCGCCGCCATGCGCTACACCGAGGCGCGACTCGCGCCCTACGCCCAGCTGCTGCTCCAGGAGCTTGGCCAGGGCACGGTGGACTGGCAGCCGAACTTCGACGGCACCATGGAGGAGCCGGTGGTGCTGCCGGCACGGGTGCCGAACGTGCTGCTGAACGGCGGCACCGGCATTGCCGTCGGCATGGCCACCGACATCCCGCCGCACAACCTTCGCGAGGTGGTGGCGGCCTGCATCCGTCTGCTGGAAGAGCCGGACAGCGAGGTGGCCGTGCTCTGCGAGCACGTCCAGGCCCCCGACTTTCCGACGGCGGCGGAGATCATCACCCCGCGCGAGGACATCCGCCGGGTCTACGAGACCGGCCACGGCGGCCTGCGCCTGCGGGCGCGCTGGGAGCGCGAGGGGCGGGATATCGTGGTCACCGCGTTGCCGTTCCAGGTTTCCGGCAGCAAGGTGCTGGAGCAGATCGCCGCGCAGATGCAGGCGAAGAAGCTGCCGATGGTGGAGGACCTGCGCGACGAGTCCGACCACGAGAACCCGACGCGGCTGGTGATCACGCCGCGCTCCAGCCGAGTGGATGCCGAGGAGCTGATGCAGCACCTCTTCGCCACCACCGACCTGGAGAAGACCTATCGGGTGAATCTCAACGTTATCGGTCGCGACGGCCGGCCGCGGGTCCGCAACCTGCGGGAGATCCTCACCGAGTGGCTCGCCTTCCGCCGGGACACCGTCCGCCGGCGCCTGCAGTGGCGCCTGGACCGGGTGGAGGCGCGCCTGCACGTGCTGGAAGGCCTGCTGGTGGCCTACCTCAACATCGACGAGGTGATCGCCATCATCCGCGCCGAGGACGAGCCGAAGCCCGTGCTCATGGAGCGTTTCGGCCTCACCGATACCCAGGCCGAGGCGATCCTCGAGCTGCGCCTGCGTCATCTGGCGAAGCTCGAGGAGATGAAGATCCGTGGCGAGCAGGACGAGCTGGAGCAGGAGCGTGACCAGCTCCAGACCATCCTGGGCTCCGAGGCCAAGCTGACCCAACTGATCCAGGACGAGCTCGCGGCCGATGCCGAGAAGTACGGCGACGACCGGCGCTCGCCGCTGGTGGCCCGCGACAGCGCGCGGGCGCTGAGCGAGACCGAGCTGGTGCCGAGCGAGCCGGTGACGGTGGTGCTCTCGGAAAAGGGTTGGGCGCGCGCGGCCAAGGGCCACGACGTCGAGCCCGAGAAGCTCTCCTACCGGGCAGGCGATGCCTTCCGCGCCGCCGCCTGCGGGCGCACCAACCAGCTCGCCGTGTTCCTGGACGACACTGGCCGCAGCTACAGTCTCCCCGCGCACTCGCTGCCCTCGGCCCGGGGGCAGGGTGAGCCCCTCACCGGCCGCCTGCAGCCGCCGAGCGGCGCACGCTTTATCGAGGTGCTCTGCGGTGAGCTGGCGAGCCGCTGGGTGCTCGCCTCCGACGCGGGTTACGGCTTCGTCACCGCGCTCGGGAGCCTGATCGCCAAGAACCGCGCCGGCAAGGCGGTGCTGACGGTGCCGGCCGGCGCCGCCGTGCTGCCGCCGGCGCGGGTCCCGGAGGCGGCGGAGGGTGCGCTGCTGGCGGCGGTGACCAGCGCCGGGCGGCTGCTGGTCTTCCCCCTCGCGGAGCTGCCGGAGCTCGCCAAGGGCAAGGGCAACAAGATCATCCATGTGCCGAAGGAGCGACTCGCCGACGGCAGCGAGCGCGTGGCCGCACTGTGTGCCCTGGCGGCGGGGCAGCCGCTGGTGGTGCAGGCCGGGCGCCGCACGCTGACGCTCAAGGGCGGCGACCTCGAGGCCTACGCCGGAGAGCGCGGTCGCCGCGGCCGCGCCCTGCCACGGGGCTTTCAGCGTGTGGACGGCCTGCGCGCCGGCGACCTGCCGGGCGCTTGA
- the htpX gene encoding protease HtpX: protein MKRILLFLGTNIAIIVVLGTVLRLLGVDRLLEEQGGGLNYQALLIFAAVFGMGGSFLSLAISKWMAKRMMGVRIIEQPRSAVEQWLVETVRRQAREAGIGMPEVGIYDSPQVNAFATGMSRNNALVAVSSGLLQTMSRDEAEAVLAHEVTHIQNGDMVTLALIQGVVNTFVIFFARVIGHFVDRVIFKNERGHGIGFWVTTIVAEILLAVLASIIVMWFSRQREFRADAGAARLAGRQKMIAALQRLGGTPPAEDLPDQMEAFGISGKIASGGFKRLFMSHPPIEERIAALRGG from the coding sequence ATGAAACGCATCCTGCTGTTCCTCGGCACCAATATCGCGATCATCGTGGTCCTCGGCACCGTGCTGCGCCTCCTTGGCGTGGACCGGCTGCTGGAGGAGCAGGGCGGGGGGCTCAACTATCAGGCCCTGCTGATCTTCGCCGCCGTCTTCGGCATGGGCGGCAGCTTCCTGTCGCTCGCCATCTCCAAATGGATGGCGAAGCGCATGATGGGCGTGCGCATCATCGAGCAGCCGCGCAGCGCAGTGGAGCAGTGGCTGGTGGAGACGGTGCGCCGGCAGGCCCGGGAGGCCGGCATCGGCATGCCGGAGGTGGGCATCTACGACTCGCCCCAGGTGAACGCCTTCGCCACCGGCATGAGCCGCAACAACGCGCTGGTGGCGGTGAGCTCCGGCCTGCTGCAGACCATGAGCCGGGACGAGGCCGAGGCGGTGCTGGCGCATGAGGTCACCCACATCCAGAACGGCGACATGGTGACGCTGGCGCTGATCCAGGGGGTGGTGAACACCTTCGTGATCTTCTTCGCCCGGGTGATCGGGCACTTCGTCGACCGCGTGATCTTCAAGAATGAGCGCGGTCACGGCATCGGCTTCTGGGTGACCACCATCGTCGCCGAGATCCTGCTCGCGGTGCTGGCCTCGATCATCGTCATGTGGTTCTCGCGCCAGCGGGAGTTTCGTGCCGATGCCGGGGCCGCGCGCCTGGCCGGCCGCCAGAAGATGATCGCCGCCCTCCAGCGTCTCGGCGGCACGCCGCCGGCGGAGGACCTGCCCGACCAGATGGAGGCCTTCGGCATCTCCGGCAAGATCGCCAGCGGCGGCTTCAAGCGCCTGTTCATGTCCCACCCGCCGATAGAGGAACGCATCGCCGCCCTACGCGGTGGTTGA
- a CDS encoding sigma-54-dependent transcriptional regulator, with protein MSETDGARILVVEDDDSLRGLLVEELREAGYTVTAVGTAPAAREVLDSDPVELVVSDLRLPGSDGMALLRATREGSGGDAVGFIVITAFGTISQAVEALKAGADDFLTKPLDLEHLLLGVGRVLEHRRLRRRVSEFEALLGGDDFHGLIGRSRPMQALFTGIRRIGAGEGPVLVTGESGTGKELVARAVHAESPRQAGPFIAVNCAGVPAELLESEFFGHVQGAFTGAHRARAGLFQAADGGTLFLDEIAEMPAALQAKLLRVLEDSRVRPVGADREQAVDLRIVAATHQDLEAAVERGDFRADLFYRLETFRLPVPPLRERGDDVDLLAARLVSRFAQRLGRATPRLAPETLACLRRYAFPGNVRELANAIERAVTFADGDSVQPADLPERVRRPGTSEPSALPDGLTPASELPPLAEVERRYIQQVMEAVDGNKRRAADILGIGRRTLYRKLDGDEA; from the coding sequence ATGAGTGAGACCGATGGCGCCCGCATCCTCGTCGTGGAGGACGACGACAGCCTGCGCGGCCTGCTGGTGGAGGAGCTGCGCGAGGCCGGCTACACGGTGACAGCGGTCGGAACCGCGCCGGCGGCCCGGGAGGTGCTCGACTCGGACCCGGTGGAGCTGGTTGTCAGCGACCTGCGGCTGCCCGGCAGCGACGGCATGGCCCTGCTGCGGGCGACCCGCGAGGGCAGCGGCGGCGATGCCGTCGGCTTTATCGTCATCACCGCCTTCGGCACCATCAGCCAGGCGGTGGAGGCGCTGAAGGCGGGAGCCGACGACTTCCTTACCAAGCCGCTGGATCTCGAGCACCTGCTGCTCGGCGTCGGCCGCGTGCTGGAGCATCGCAGGCTGCGCCGGCGGGTGAGTGAATTCGAGGCGCTGCTCGGCGGAGACGACTTCCACGGCCTGATCGGCCGCAGCCGGCCCATGCAGGCCCTTTTCACCGGCATCCGCCGCATCGGCGCCGGCGAGGGGCCGGTGCTCGTCACCGGCGAGAGCGGCACGGGCAAGGAGCTGGTTGCGCGCGCGGTGCATGCTGAGAGCCCGCGACAGGCGGGCCCCTTCATCGCCGTCAATTGCGCCGGCGTGCCGGCCGAGCTGCTGGAGAGCGAATTCTTCGGCCATGTGCAGGGTGCCTTCACCGGCGCCCACCGTGCCCGGGCCGGGCTGTTCCAGGCCGCCGACGGGGGCACCCTGTTCCTGGACGAGATCGCGGAGATGCCCGCGGCGCTGCAGGCAAAGCTGCTACGGGTGCTGGAGGACAGCCGTGTACGCCCGGTCGGCGCCGACCGCGAGCAGGCGGTGGATCTGCGCATCGTCGCGGCGACCCATCAGGACCTGGAGGCGGCCGTCGAGCGGGGAGACTTCCGCGCCGATCTGTTCTACCGCCTCGAGACCTTCCGCCTGCCGGTGCCGCCGCTGCGCGAGCGCGGAGACGACGTCGACCTGCTGGCCGCCCGGCTGGTGTCCCGGTTCGCCCAGCGCCTCGGCCGCGCCACGCCGCGCCTCGCCCCGGAGACCCTGGCTTGCCTCCGACGCTACGCCTTCCCGGGGAATGTGCGCGAGCTCGCCAACGCCATCGAGCGGGCGGTGACGTTCGCCGATGGCGACAGCGTCCAGCCCGCCGATCTCCCGGAGCGGGTCCGCCGCCCTGGCACCAGCGAGCCCTCTGCCCTGCCGGACGGCCTGACCCCGGCCAGCGAGCTGCCGCCGCTGGCCGAGGTGGAACGCCGCTACATCCAGCAGGTCATGGAGGCCGTGGACGGCAACAAGCGCCGCGCCGCCGACATCCTCGGCATCGGCCGCCGCACCCTCTACCGCAAGCTCGACGGCGACGAGGCCTAG
- a CDS encoding sensor histidine kinase: MRASLMLSRLRLSAALIAFVVVPLTFMIGAVGSVGLSVLERQAEARMREDIELIARALQFPLSRAIQRGEPYRMQEMLRSAFSFGRVYGVHVFGREGQLVAGAGAGARALPTREIEALALRGEEGSEYTRVDGEALYVYFLPLSDAGGRFAALLQITRHADDFRDTLALIRGGGAIGLGLLALLLSAVVIIGHRWAIGGPLRELSRSMEAVATGARSHRARPGGPAEIRELARGFNSMLESLARSEAEIARRRERQESLEADLRESRKLAAVGELAAGVAHELGTPLSVVDGRAQRALRRSDLAPPVREALESIRGEVQRMSRIVRELMNFARRSPLRPRRLEIRPLLEGVIERAQAMPEAAGARLALDDGGEGLTLHADPTRLEEALANLVQNALQASPGGEIRVGVAQHGAECVLRVDDDGPGIDPDAQERLFEPFFTSKPVGSGTGLGLAVVHGAVEAHGGRIRVGESPFGGARFEIILPAEGRAADVKEPEHE, from the coding sequence ATGCGGGCTAGCCTGATGCTGTCCCGGCTGCGCCTCAGTGCCGCCCTCATCGCCTTCGTCGTCGTGCCGCTCACCTTCATGATAGGCGCGGTGGGCTCGGTGGGTCTGTCTGTGCTGGAGCGTCAGGCCGAGGCGCGCATGCGCGAGGATATCGAGCTGATCGCCCGGGCGCTGCAGTTCCCGCTGAGCCGCGCCATCCAGCGCGGCGAGCCTTACCGCATGCAGGAGATGCTGCGCTCGGCCTTCTCCTTCGGCCGGGTCTATGGCGTGCATGTGTTCGGGCGCGAGGGGCAGCTGGTCGCCGGCGCCGGTGCGGGCGCCAGGGCCCTCCCCACCCGCGAGATCGAGGCCCTGGCCCTCCGTGGCGAGGAGGGCAGCGAATACACCCGGGTCGACGGCGAGGCACTGTACGTCTACTTCCTCCCGCTGAGCGACGCCGGCGGCCGGTTCGCCGCCCTGCTCCAGATCACGCGCCACGCCGACGACTTCCGCGACACCCTGGCGCTGATCCGTGGCGGCGGCGCCATCGGGCTCGGGCTCCTGGCGCTGCTGCTCTCCGCGGTGGTCATCATCGGCCACCGCTGGGCCATTGGCGGCCCGCTGCGGGAGCTCAGCCGCAGCATGGAGGCAGTCGCCACCGGTGCGCGCTCGCATCGGGCCCGGCCCGGGGGGCCGGCGGAGATCCGCGAGCTGGCCCGGGGCTTCAACAGCATGCTGGAGAGCCTGGCCCGCTCCGAGGCCGAGATCGCGCGCCGCCGGGAGCGGCAGGAGAGTCTGGAGGCGGACCTGCGGGAGTCGCGCAAGCTCGCCGCCGTGGGCGAGCTCGCCGCCGGCGTTGCCCACGAGCTCGGAACGCCCCTGAGCGTCGTGGACGGGCGCGCCCAGCGCGCGTTGCGCCGGTCGGACCTGGCGCCGCCGGTACGCGAGGCGCTGGAATCGATCCGTGGCGAGGTCCAGCGCATGTCCCGGATCGTCCGCGAGCTGATGAACTTCGCCCGGCGCAGCCCGCTGCGACCCCGCCGGCTGGAGATCCGCCCGTTGCTGGAGGGCGTGATCGAGCGAGCCCAGGCCATGCCGGAGGCCGCCGGCGCGCGCCTCGCGCTGGACGACGGCGGCGAGGGGCTCACCCTTCACGCCGACCCCACGCGGCTGGAGGAGGCCCTGGCCAACCTGGTGCAGAACGCGCTCCAGGCAAGCCCCGGTGGCGAGATACGCGTCGGGGTCGCGCAGCACGGGGCGGAGTGCGTGCTGCGGGTGGACGACGACGGCCCCGGCATCGACCCCGATGCCCAGGAACGGCTGTTCGAGCCCTTCTTCACCAGCAAGCCCGTCGGCAGCGGCACGGGGCTCGGGCTCGCGGTGGTCCACGGGGCCGTGGAGGCCCATGGCGGCCGTATCCGCGTGGGCGAGAGTCCCTTTGGCGGCGCCCGCTTCGAGATCATCCTGCCGGCCGAGGGCCGGGCCGCAGACGTGAAGGAACCCGAGCATGAGTGA
- a CDS encoding DUF4168 domain-containing protein, translating to MTLRPMMAALALLLALALGGPVLAQNDEGGAGGYSEETLQQFVEAHSGVLAIRDEYTQRLQEADDREQAMALQEEANERMVNAVTDTGLSVEEYGEIARAASGDTELSERIQDMME from the coding sequence ATGACTCTGCGACCCATGATGGCGGCCCTGGCACTGCTGCTCGCGCTCGCCCTCGGCGGCCCGGTGCTGGCCCAGAACGACGAAGGCGGCGCCGGCGGCTACTCCGAGGAAACGCTGCAGCAGTTCGTCGAGGCCCACAGCGGGGTGCTGGCCATCCGCGACGAGTACACCCAGCGGCTTCAGGAGGCCGACGACCGCGAGCAGGCAATGGCGCTCCAGGAGGAGGCCAACGAGCGCATGGTCAACGCCGTCACCGACACCGGTCTTTCGGTGGAGGAATACGGCGAGATCGCCCGCGCCGCCTCGGGTGATACCGAGCTCTCGGAGCGCATCCAGGACATGATGGAGTAG
- a CDS encoding EAL domain-containing protein yields the protein MESDNGLLRLLYADAAGNDVEQLTSVLRNAGLAVRATAVADAESLGEALAGHSYDLFLCADGLEELPLASAIRVLHQAGRDLPLLVLADGEEPQRRREVMAEGAVDLVSKADPEHFRLVVARELAGLHERRRIRRVEAALRETERRCHALLDSSRDAIAYVHEGMHVYANRSYLERFGVRDLDEIQGLPVLDLIASEDQDRFKTFFRHYMRGDSDQQAIDVHIQAADGEVERVHMEFSAASWDGEDCSQILIREQSSSAELEERLEDLSRKDLLTGLFNRNYFVDVLDRALAEQLDADDGSTSALLYVRLDNLEAVRATHGITVLDMVIGDVATLVERQAGGGGLAARYSDAVFTLLLRHHGVHEALAVAESIRKSVEDHVTEAGNRTITKTCSLGVAVLGDGVATAEQAINLASAACEAAAEEGGNRVQLHAGEEPEGGDDWRTLIEDALAGEGFDLYYQPLVALDGDQTERYEVSLRLRATDGEMLEPGAFLPHAERHGLAAAIDRWVLDQAAAAVAARQQRGHETTLFVRIGGASLGEQAVVEQLAETLQRLEIPGERLVLQIAESVAVTQLNQAKAFHERARALGCGFALDGFGVTGNTTQLIQHLPADYLKIARELTEDLGSNDRHQQQVRELIATGHEMGKRVIAGYLEEATVLAMLWQYQVDLVQGHFLQEPLPDMGYDFTGMVI from the coding sequence ATGGAAAGCGACAACGGGCTGCTGCGGCTGCTGTATGCCGACGCCGCCGGAAACGATGTCGAGCAGCTGACCAGCGTCCTGCGCAACGCAGGGCTGGCGGTGCGCGCCACCGCAGTGGCGGACGCGGAGTCCCTCGGCGAGGCGCTCGCCGGTCACAGCTACGACCTTTTCCTCTGCGCCGACGGCCTGGAGGAGCTGCCCCTCGCCAGTGCCATCCGCGTCCTCCACCAGGCCGGGCGCGATCTGCCGCTGCTCGTCCTCGCGGACGGCGAGGAGCCGCAGCGCCGCCGCGAGGTGATGGCGGAGGGCGCGGTGGATCTGGTCAGCAAGGCCGATCCCGAGCACTTCCGTCTGGTGGTGGCCCGCGAGCTCGCCGGGCTGCACGAGCGCCGCCGCATCCGCCGCGTCGAGGCAGCCCTGCGGGAGACCGAGCGCCGCTGCCACGCGCTGCTCGACAGCTCCCGCGACGCCATCGCCTACGTCCACGAAGGCATGCACGTGTATGCCAACCGCAGCTATCTCGAGCGCTTCGGCGTACGCGATCTCGACGAGATCCAGGGCCTGCCGGTGCTCGACCTCATCGCCAGCGAAGACCAGGACCGCTTCAAGACCTTTTTCCGTCATTACATGCGCGGCGACAGCGACCAGCAGGCGATCGACGTCCACATCCAGGCCGCGGACGGCGAGGTGGAGCGCGTGCACATGGAGTTCTCCGCGGCCAGCTGGGACGGGGAGGACTGCAGCCAGATCCTCATCCGCGAGCAGAGCTCCAGCGCCGAGCTCGAGGAGCGGCTCGAGGACCTGAGCCGCAAGGATCTGCTCACCGGTCTGTTCAACCGCAACTACTTCGTCGACGTGCTCGACCGCGCACTCGCCGAGCAGCTGGACGCCGACGACGGCAGTACCAGCGCCCTGCTCTACGTCCGCCTCGACAACCTGGAGGCGGTACGCGCCACCCACGGCATTACCGTGCTGGACATGGTCATCGGGGACGTGGCTACGCTGGTGGAACGCCAGGCCGGCGGCGGCGGCCTGGCCGCCCGTTACAGCGACGCGGTGTTCACCCTGCTGCTGCGCCATCACGGCGTGCACGAGGCGCTGGCGGTGGCGGAGTCGATCCGCAAGAGCGTCGAGGATCACGTCACCGAAGCCGGCAATCGCACCATCACCAAGACCTGCAGCCTCGGCGTCGCGGTGCTCGGTGACGGGGTCGCCACCGCGGAGCAGGCCATCAACCTCGCCTCCGCCGCCTGCGAGGCGGCCGCCGAAGAGGGCGGCAACCGGGTCCAGCTGCATGCCGGCGAAGAGCCCGAGGGCGGGGACGACTGGCGCACACTGATCGAGGATGCCCTGGCCGGCGAGGGCTTCGATCTCTACTATCAGCCCCTCGTGGCGCTGGACGGTGACCAGACCGAGCGCTACGAGGTGAGTCTCCGGTTACGGGCCACCGACGGCGAGATGCTGGAGCCCGGGGCCTTTCTGCCCCATGCCGAGCGCCACGGGCTGGCTGCGGCCATCGACCGCTGGGTGCTGGATCAGGCCGCTGCCGCCGTGGCGGCGCGCCAGCAACGCGGCCACGAGACCACCCTGTTCGTGCGCATCGGCGGGGCGAGCCTCGGCGAGCAGGCGGTGGTGGAGCAGCTCGCCGAGACGCTGCAGCGCCTGGAGATCCCGGGGGAAAGGCTGGTGCTGCAGATCGCCGAGAGCGTCGCGGTCACACAGCTCAACCAGGCCAAGGCGTTTCATGAACGGGCCCGGGCACTCGGCTGCGGCTTCGCACTGGACGGCTTCGGCGTCACCGGCAACACCACCCAGCTCATCCAGCACCTGCCGGCGGACTACCTCAAGATCGCCCGCGAGCTCACCGAAGACCTCGGCAGCAACGACCGGCACCAGCAGCAGGTGCGCGAGCTCATCGCCACCGGCCACGAGATGGGCAAGCGCGTCATCGCGGGCTACCTGGAGGAGGCCACGGTGCTTGCCATGCTATGGCAGTACCAGGTCGACCTGGTTCAGGGCCACTTCCTGCAGGAGCCTTTGCCGGACATGGGGTACGACTTCACCGGCATGGTGATCTAG